The Papaver somniferum cultivar HN1 chromosome 3, ASM357369v1, whole genome shotgun sequence genome includes a region encoding these proteins:
- the LOC113359304 gene encoding cullin-1-like, which yields MDGNIVELEEGWEIIQNGIKMLVNTLEGVRTESPMFASIYTTVFIMCTQIPPHKYFGQFYKRYQRVYNDYLRSKVLPAIQEKQQQHSDDVSMLQELVKRWANHKVMVTKLSHYFNYLDRQYIPKRMADHGVYVPGVKDVGFGFFHDIVYAKMKVKVRDVVIALINQERRGNEIDRSLVKDVLDIFVEIGNENDKDKLDYYVNDFETAFLSDMVDYYTRKGSNEITAIECL from the coding sequence ATGGATGGCAACATTGTTGAGCTGGAAGAAGGATGGGAAATCATTCAGAATGGGATTAAAATGTTGGTTAATACTCTTGAAGGTGTTCGCACCGAATCACCAATGTTCGCTTCCATTTACACAACAGTTTTCATTATGTGCACTCAGATACCTCCTCATAAATATTTTGGACAGTTTTACAAACGATACCAACGTGTGTATAATGATTACTTGCGTTCAAAAGTTTTACCAGCTATTCAAGAAAAGCAGCAGCAACATAGTGATGATGTATCTATGTTGCAAGAACTCGTTAAGAGGTGGGCTAACCACAAGGTTATGGTAACTAAGCTTTCTCACTATTTTAATTATCTCGATCGTCAATACATTCCTAAAAGAATGGCAGACCATGGTGTATACGTTCCAGGGGTAAAAGATGTTGGGTTTGGTTTCTTTCATGACATTGTGTATGCGAAAATGAAAGTGAAAGTTAGAGATGTTGTTATTGCATTGATTAATCAAGAACGCCGGGGAAATGAAATTGATAGGAGTTTGGTCAAGGATGTTTTAGATATTTTTGTTGAAATTGGGAATGAGAATGATAAAGATAAGTTGGATTATTATGTGAACGATTTCGAAACTGCGTTTTTAAGTGACATGGTCGATTATTATACTAGGAAAGGTTCTAATGAGATTACGGCTATAGAATGTTTGTAA